From the genome of Bacteroidales bacterium, one region includes:
- a CDS encoding ABC transporter substrate-binding protein, which translates to MKRDSRNLTYSLLVVMSFVLILATGCEETVLKDPLDGKTIQFGALLDLSVNDPENGLCTKTAIEIALDDLNNYTGTVGRDINFTCRFEDTHMDTTEAKNLISEMYEDGIDMFVAGPYSSSELKAIAPFLAQNPVVLINSNSTAVGLNQAGSHFFRIISDDSFQARALVRAVVTNGVKAVIPIVRNDVWGNSLLEDFTTGFEQEEGVIYSGVVYEPSETSFSAAISTIESQVNNALAVYDTSQVVVLALTYHEIEMIFDAARQSESLGSVTWYGCDATAQLKGLITDSDLAEFAIKTEFLSPIMGIINAWSTPAFTADLSARIESQTGNIPNAYALSTYDATFIMGLACLETGDTDIDKILAIIPLICNNYAQMGISRRLNASGDLETADYVFWRVSHNQSGYYWEKIATYLSNSDSFQYKWE; encoded by the coding sequence ATGAAAAGAGATTCAAGAAATTTGACTTACTCATTATTAGTAGTGATGAGTTTTGTGTTGATTTTAGCCACCGGTTGTGAGGAAACTGTATTAAAAGATCCTCTGGACGGAAAAACTATCCAATTTGGGGCACTGCTGGATCTTAGCGTTAACGATCCTGAAAATGGACTCTGCACGAAAACTGCCATTGAAATTGCCCTGGATGACCTGAACAATTATACCGGGACAGTCGGCCGGGACATCAACTTTACCTGCAGATTCGAAGATACGCACATGGATACGACCGAAGCGAAAAACCTGATCAGTGAAATGTACGAAGATGGGATTGATATGTTTGTGGCGGGTCCTTATTCCAGCAGCGAGCTTAAAGCCATAGCTCCCTTTTTAGCCCAAAATCCGGTCGTATTGATCAATTCAAACAGTACGGCAGTGGGACTAAACCAGGCTGGTAGTCATTTTTTCCGGATTATCTCCGATGACAGTTTTCAGGCAAGAGCCTTAGTCAGAGCAGTGGTAACAAACGGAGTGAAAGCCGTCATCCCAATTGTACGAAATGATGTCTGGGGCAATTCGTTATTAGAAGACTTTACAACCGGATTCGAACAGGAAGAAGGAGTGATCTACTCCGGGGTAGTTTACGAACCTTCCGAAACCTCTTTTTCAGCAGCAATAAGTACAATCGAATCACAGGTGAACAATGCTCTGGCAGTCTACGATACATCGCAGGTCGTTGTGCTGGCGCTGACTTACCATGAAATTGAGATGATTTTCGATGCCGCGCGCCAGAGCGAATCGCTGGGTTCAGTGACATGGTACGGTTGTGACGCCACTGCCCAGCTGAAGGGATTGATTACCGACAGCGATCTGGCGGAATTTGCGATAAAAACGGAATTCCTATCACCCATTATGGGTATCATAAACGCATGGAGTACGCCCGCTTTTACAGCAGATCTATCAGCCAGGATTGAATCCCAAACCGGTAACATTCCGAATGCTTACGCATTATCGACTTACGATGCCACTTTCATCATGGGCTTGGCATGTCTGGAAACCGGCGATACCGACATTGATAAAATACTCGCAATCATCCCTTTGATATGCAATAATTATGCGCAAATGGGAATATCGCGGCGACTCAATGCCAGCGGCGATCTTGAGACGGCTGATTATGTTTTCTGGAGGGTGTCACATAACCAGAGTGGATATTACTGGGAAAAGATTGCCACATATCTTTCTAACAGTGATTCGTTTCAATATAAGTGGGAATAA
- a CDS encoding beta-lactamase family protein, translated as MKSKLFLLILALMCMGLLTCKKESDPYGDLNKQIVAEWEHVSDSILANSGVPGMIIGIWAPDRNLSWVVGKGKANRATGEKPDPSMKYRMGSLTKTYTYTVLLQLVDEGKINLSDKLSLFLPDFPKADSITIRMLCNHTSGIFDYTETNLFQMSLITDPLKKWTSQEMIDMVKTEPFYFSPGTAFKYSNTNTIIAGMIVEELTGNPIAAKIQHRILDPLHLENTIYPTNQVMTGAFVHGYGWYEGDSTDVSQAYDPSMAGAAGAIIADVYDLKTWVEHLYKGTLLTPETQTQRLTVVPATDEDCEEYGLGIMHKIYPPMWGHTGTIPGYKNWAGYCPSENVTIVINYNATTDKPMVLATRLMTIYLEAVKK; from the coding sequence ATGAAATCAAAACTGTTTTTACTGATCCTCGCATTGATGTGTATGGGCCTGCTCACATGTAAAAAAGAGAGTGATCCGTATGGCGATCTGAATAAACAGATTGTTGCGGAATGGGAACATGTGAGCGATTCCATCCTCGCTAATTCCGGGGTACCCGGTATGATTATCGGGATCTGGGCTCCAGACAGAAACCTCTCGTGGGTCGTAGGAAAAGGGAAAGCCAATCGGGCTACCGGCGAAAAACCTGACCCATCGATGAAATACCGGATGGGGAGTCTCACAAAAACATATACCTACACGGTTCTTCTTCAGTTGGTAGATGAAGGAAAAATCAATCTTTCGGATAAGCTTAGTTTGTTTCTCCCCGATTTCCCTAAAGCCGACAGCATCACCATCCGGATGTTGTGCAATCACACGAGTGGCATCTTTGATTATACGGAAACAAACCTGTTTCAGATGAGTCTTATCACGGATCCGTTAAAAAAGTGGACCAGCCAGGAGATGATCGACATGGTTAAAACGGAACCATTTTATTTTTCTCCGGGGACAGCTTTCAAATATTCCAACACCAATACCATTATCGCCGGGATGATTGTGGAAGAGCTCACAGGGAACCCTATTGCAGCAAAGATTCAGCATCGGATCCTCGATCCCCTTCACCTGGAAAATACCATCTACCCTACCAACCAGGTGATGACGGGTGCATTTGTTCACGGTTACGGGTGGTATGAAGGGGATAGCACCGATGTGTCACAGGCGTATGATCCTTCCATGGCCGGTGCTGCCGGCGCCATCATTGCCGATGTGTATGACCTGAAGACCTGGGTGGAACATCTTTACAAAGGCACTTTGCTTACACCGGAAACACAAACTCAGCGGCTCACAGTTGTTCCTGCCACGGATGAAGATTGCGAAGAATATGGACTGGGAATCATGCATAAGATTTATCCTCCCATGTGGGGCCATACCGGAACCATCCCGGGATATAAAAACTGGGCGGGGTATTGTCCTTCGGAAAATGTCACCATCGTGATCAATTACAATGCGACAACCGACAAGCCAATGGTTCTTGCAACCAGGCTAATGACTATTTATCTGGAGGCTGTAAAAAAATAA